In the genome of Vespa crabro chromosome 17, iyVesCrab1.2, whole genome shotgun sequence, one region contains:
- the LOC124430248 gene encoding DNA mismatch repair protein Mlh3-like isoform X2 codes for MEIIEIPPVALNVFDTVLNSLNEHASCIAIRIYNKEKKIQVVDNGIGISVHALAGLEDTGKNNIHDSQLHYNLRYDNLKNIFKNFSVISISSRCQNSVETNTKIYRKGLSPIILKVTPRPSIGTTVTIYNYSNTVYAHKQTISMVCFLIANISLNNPKISFSLRDEDNIFLQITKDRESKKILKMLYEEYILQDYIWAIPSTNVLTIQYHGYIGLIKTEEKALHYIYLNNRPVYCTTIINTILDYFIQHLSYHMRMCNVSKETIFFMFFINCPTTEVVVTTKNDKRFMLLYKTRDVLDSVRQFINNIFLDEFFIKQLYEYIQFHIPKRIQKIDKSAESQKVHNVLPLSLYKVDRLEKIHKTKKSILYNTNINHNPITVFYTKYGMFLYESIKQGRSVENYIIDIEHLKTEWSDWSYHTNKVKSDKIEMQNTPYKLKNKNESIEKYYKVFDFLPQKLNNLVQFRPIKLIKTPSFNSIDTSILFNELTYNYQENEKQHQDVNIHPCKFRQYFYEFRLKRTALEFIKVLNQVNNQLIAAIMMYDNIELLLMMDQHAVHERIRYENLLNDYKTSDHKSFQTKKLSIPIIIEVTVNICTLLLWNKKSLDKFGIKLTAINGNTLSIYSIPKCFITNKQYYNDVKLTMIIRNLLNEIVDNIMNGNGINFLPLSIHNAISTEACHGIYYL; via the exons ATGGAGATAATAGAAATTCCACCTGTTGCACTAAACGTTTTTGATACG gTTTTAAATTCGTTGAATGAACATGCATCATGCATAGctatacgtatttataataaagagaaaaaaattcaagtagTAGATAATGGTATAGGAATATCTGTACATGCATTAGCAGGTTTAGAAGATactggaaaaaataatattcatgattcacaattacattataatttaaGATACGATAATTTGAAGAAcatatttaagaatttttctgttatttctatttcatcgAGATGTCAGAATTCTGTGGAAACCAATACAAAG atTTATAGGAAAGGTTTATCTcctattatattaaaagtaacaCCTAGACCATCAATTGGTACAACAGTAaccatatataattattctaacaCTGTATATGCTCATAAACAAACTATATCTATGGTATGCTTTTTAATagcaaatatttctttaaataatccTAAG atttccttctctcttagagatgaagataatatatttttacaaatcactaaagatagagaatcaaagaaaattttaaaaatgctatatgaagaatatatattacaagatTATATATGGGCTATACCATCTACTAATGTGTTAACTATTCAATACCATGGTTACATTGGATTGattaaaacagaagaaaaagctTTACATTACATTTACTTAAATAATAGACCAGTCTATTGTACtacaattataaatacaatactGGATTACTTCATTCAACATCTAAGTTACCATATGAGAATGTGCAATGTCAGtaaagaaacaatatttttcatgttttttattaattgtccGACAACAGAAGTTGTTGTTACtacaaaaaatgataaaagatttatgttattatacaAAACACGTGATGTTTTAGATAGTGTCagacaatttataaataatattttcctagatgaatttttcattaagcaattatatgaatatattcaatttcaCATACCGAAGCGAAtacaaaaaattgataaatctgCAGAATCTCAAAAGGTACACAATGTTTTACCTTTATCTCTCTACAAAGTAGATCGCTTAGAGAAAATTCATAAGActaaaaaatctattttatataatactaatattaatcataatccCATCACAGTTTTTTATACCAAATATGGAATGTTTCTTTATGAAAGTATAAAACAAGGAAGATCggtagaaaattatataattgatatagaaCATTTGAAAACAG AGTGGTCTGATTGGAGTTATCATACaaacaaagtaaaaagtgataaaatagaaatgcaAAATACTCCTTACaagttgaaaaacaaaaatgaaagtattgagaaatattacaaagtttttgattttcttccacaaaagttaaataatcttgttcaatttagacctattaaattaataaaaacaccTTCATTCAATAGTATTGATACAAGCATACTTTTTAATGAGTTAACATATAATTATCAAG aaaatgaaaaacaacaTCAAGATGTAAATATACATCCGTGCAAATTTagacaatatttttatgaatttagattaaaaagaactgcattagaatttataaag GTATTAAATCAagttaataatcaattaatagCAGCCATAATGATGtatgataatatagaattattgttaatgatgGATCAACATGCTGTTCATGAAAGAataagatatgaaaatttACTTAATG attataaaacaTCAGATCATAAAAGTTTTCAAACTAAAAAATTGTCAattccaataataatagaagtaacagTAAATATATGCACTTTGCTTCTATGGAACAAAAAGTCATTAGATAAATTTGGAATAAAGTTAACTGCAATTAATGGGAATACTTTAAGCATATACAGTATACCAAAATGTTTCATAAcgaataaacaatattataatgatgtaAAATTGACAATGATAATTCGGAATTTGCTAAATGAAATTGTAGACAATATTATGAATGGAAAtggtataaattttttacctTTATCTATTCACAATGCCATATCAACAGAAGCATGTCatggtatttattatttgtag
- the LOC124430248 gene encoding DNA mismatch repair protein Mlh3-like isoform X1: MEIIEIPPVALNVFDTVLNSLNEHASCIAIRIYNKEKKIQVVDNGIGISVHALAGLEDTGKNNIHDSQLHYNLRYDNLKNIFKNFSVISISSRCQNSVETNTKIYRKGLSPIILKVTPRPSIGTTVTIYNYSNTVYAHKQTISMVCFLIANISLNNPKISFSLRDEDNIFLQITKDRESKKILKMLYEEYILQDYIWAIPSTNVLTIQYHGYIGLIKTEEKALHYIYLNNRPVYCTTIINTILDYFIQHLSYHMRMCNVSKETIFFMFFINCPTTEVVVTTKNDKRFMLLYKTRDVLDSVRQFINNIFLDEFFIKQLYEYIQFHIPKRIQKIDKSAESQKVHNVLPLSLYKVDRLEKIHKTKKSILYNTNINHNPITVFYTKYGMFLYESIKQGRSVENYIIDIEHLKTGTFTEKKQKLQNINYNCNQYCSEENITSNISNNYNSKENVEYINCVNSNSINNVEQTLSDAKQKHNIEKTVHVEDYNCSLSEWSDWSYHTNKVKSDKIEMQNTPYKLKNKNESIEKYYKVFDFLPQKLNNLVQFRPIKLIKTPSFNSIDTSILFNELTYNYQENEKQHQDVNIHPCKFRQYFYEFRLKRTALEFIKVLNQVNNQLIAAIMMYDNIELLLMMDQHAVHERIRYENLLNDYKTSDHKSFQTKKLSIPIIIEVTVNICTLLLWNKKSLDKFGIKLTAINGNTLSIYSIPKCFITNKQYYNDVKLTMIIRNLLNEIVDNIMNGNGINFLPLSIHNAISTEACHGIYYL; this comes from the exons ATGGAGATAATAGAAATTCCACCTGTTGCACTAAACGTTTTTGATACG gTTTTAAATTCGTTGAATGAACATGCATCATGCATAGctatacgtatttataataaagagaaaaaaattcaagtagTAGATAATGGTATAGGAATATCTGTACATGCATTAGCAGGTTTAGAAGATactggaaaaaataatattcatgattcacaattacattataatttaaGATACGATAATTTGAAGAAcatatttaagaatttttctgttatttctatttcatcgAGATGTCAGAATTCTGTGGAAACCAATACAAAG atTTATAGGAAAGGTTTATCTcctattatattaaaagtaacaCCTAGACCATCAATTGGTACAACAGTAaccatatataattattctaacaCTGTATATGCTCATAAACAAACTATATCTATGGTATGCTTTTTAATagcaaatatttctttaaataatccTAAG atttccttctctcttagagatgaagataatatatttttacaaatcactaaagatagagaatcaaagaaaattttaaaaatgctatatgaagaatatatattacaagatTATATATGGGCTATACCATCTACTAATGTGTTAACTATTCAATACCATGGTTACATTGGATTGattaaaacagaagaaaaagctTTACATTACATTTACTTAAATAATAGACCAGTCTATTGTACtacaattataaatacaatactGGATTACTTCATTCAACATCTAAGTTACCATATGAGAATGTGCAATGTCAGtaaagaaacaatatttttcatgttttttattaattgtccGACAACAGAAGTTGTTGTTACtacaaaaaatgataaaagatttatgttattatacaAAACACGTGATGTTTTAGATAGTGTCagacaatttataaataatattttcctagatgaatttttcattaagcaattatatgaatatattcaatttcaCATACCGAAGCGAAtacaaaaaattgataaatctgCAGAATCTCAAAAGGTACACAATGTTTTACCTTTATCTCTCTACAAAGTAGATCGCTTAGAGAAAATTCATAAGActaaaaaatctattttatataatactaatattaatcataatccCATCACAGTTTTTTATACCAAATATGGAATGTTTCTTTATGAAAGTATAAAACAAGGAAGATCggtagaaaattatataattgatatagaaCATTTGAAAACAGGTACTTTtacagaaaaaaagcaaaaattgcaaaatataaactataattGTAATCAATATTGTTCTGAGGAAAATATTACTTCTaacatttctaataattataattcaaaaGAGAAcgtagaatatataaattgtgtAAATTCcaattcaattaataatgtaGAACAAACATTGTCTGATgcaaaacaaaaacataacATAGAAAAAACTGTTCATGTAGAAGATTATAATTGCTCTCTTTCAGAGTGGTCTGATTGGAGTTATCATACaaacaaagtaaaaagtgataaaatagaaatgcaAAATACTCCTTACaagttgaaaaacaaaaatgaaagtattgagaaatattacaaagtttttgattttcttccacaaaagttaaataatcttgttcaatttagacctattaaattaataaaaacaccTTCATTCAATAGTATTGATACAAGCATACTTTTTAATGAGTTAACATATAATTATCAAG aaaatgaaaaacaacaTCAAGATGTAAATATACATCCGTGCAAATTTagacaatatttttatgaatttagattaaaaagaactgcattagaatttataaag GTATTAAATCAagttaataatcaattaatagCAGCCATAATGATGtatgataatatagaattattgttaatgatgGATCAACATGCTGTTCATGAAAGAataagatatgaaaatttACTTAATG attataaaacaTCAGATCATAAAAGTTTTCAAACTAAAAAATTGTCAattccaataataatagaagtaacagTAAATATATGCACTTTGCTTCTATGGAACAAAAAGTCATTAGATAAATTTGGAATAAAGTTAACTGCAATTAATGGGAATACTTTAAGCATATACAGTATACCAAAATGTTTCATAAcgaataaacaatattataatgatgtaAAATTGACAATGATAATTCGGAATTTGCTAAATGAAATTGTAGACAATATTATGAATGGAAAtggtataaattttttacctTTATCTATTCACAATGCCATATCAACAGAAGCATGTCatggtatttattatttgtag
- the LOC124430251 gene encoding endoribonuclease CG2145-like, whose translation MIIRRTLIISIVIFLILATGEARKSGGGRKSSGGWGWGGRSSLRTTPRPPQIKSQNTQYGWNVPQTNNRQTSSNTASKPSAPPADHNVASKTSATSLQSGYSPSGGYPRQQVGSQQSSPNSYNNAGYNPSAGYNPAVGGYNSGYNPGYNPSYPGQGQSYHSPNMGQPYNPMGHGYNPSHNQPFNPSYGQSYNPSFGQAPQQTILMASSQPYKPGIGQIAKEAFVYAGVSAGVNAAVSRILPGGIYGHSGGGGGGGGVSSSGVIPATSHTQITYNNYYNNQSAPTQNAGETQPVPGQPAASPPVPSAEPPAVNPLQNTETNANNNASPETNSKSNTQNTPESSNNPNPLGFVTSNEDIKKLSEELFSKDVNNAFKYITIKLQGQKKDDSVTDDASDPLLDVKPEAYEIPTIKSVIDLHDNYELDVKVKENLTPEKREKESQLLDNFLKTDVLQSAMKFLASKGYIPDDPYEFKDTLKRIWFSQFKRIDGDASSSGFETVYLAEQFDSDIIGLHNWIYYAKQEAEKKIDYLGYIKELTFGDKAAIVKVRSKLNGFVQPVTTLFVGTSPELEMALYTVCFFARPNTACPLSFGGTDFIIIANRVNYFGKDILVSAFPEI comes from the exons ATGATCATCAGGAGGACCTTGATCATTtcgatcgttattttccttattcttg CTACTGGGGAAGCCCGAAAAAGTGGTGGCGGTCGTAAAAGCAGCGGGGGATGGGGTTGGGGAGGACGTTCGTCCTTAAGGACAACACCGCGACCACCCCAAATTAAATCTCAAAATACTCAATATG gatGGAACGTTCCACAAACTAACAACAGACAAACCAGCAGCAATACGGCTTCAAAGCCATCTGCTCCACCAGCAGATCATAACGTTGCTTCTAAGACTAGTGCAACTTCCTTGCAATCAGGATATTCTCCATCAG GTGGATATCCTCGTCAACAAGTTGGTTCACAGCAAAGTTCACCcaattcttataataatgcTGGATACAATCCATCAGCTGGTTATAATCCTGCGGTCGGCGGCTATAATTCTGGCTATAATCCCGGTTATAATCCTAGCTATCCAGGTCAAGGTCAATCTTATCATTCACCTAATATGGGACAACCTTATAATCCAATGGGTCATGGGTACAATCCATCGCACAATCAACCTTTTAATCCATCTTATGGTCAATCCTATAATCCATCGTTCGGACAAGCGCCACAGCAAACTATTTTAATGGCATCCTCGCAACCGTACAAACCAGGTATCGGGCAAATCGCGAAAGAAGCTTTTGTCTACGCTGGAGTTAGTGCTGGTGTAAATGCAGCCGTGAGCAGAATTCTGCCAGGAGGAATTTATGGGcatagtggtggtggtggaggtggtggtggtgttagCAGTAGTGGAGTTATTCCCGCTACTTCTCATACTCaaattacttataataattactacaACAATCAATCTGCTCCAACTCAAAACGCGGGAGAGACTCAACCTGTTCCGGGTCAACCTGCTGCAAGTCCTCCTGTACCATCGGCAGAACCTCCTGCTGTTAACCCACTACAAAATACTGAAACTAATGCAAATAATAATGCTTCTCCTGAAACTAATAGTAAATCCAATACTCAAAATACTCCGGAATCCAGTAATAATCCTAATCCACTCGGTTTTGTAACTTCtaatgaagatattaaaaaattgtcgGAGGAATTATTTAGTAAAGATGTAAATAATGCGTTCAAGTATATTACCATTAAACTACAAGGTCAAAAGAAAGACGACAGTGTTACCGATGACGCGAGTGATCC attGTTGGATGTGAAGCCAGAAGCTTACGAAATACCAACGATCAAATCTGTTATCGATCTTCATGATAATTATGAGCTGGATgttaaagtgaaagaaaatctTACGCCTGAAAAACGCGAAAAGGAATCTCAGTTGCTcgataatttcttaaaaacCGATGTCCTTCAAAGCGCGATGAAATTCTTAGCTAGCAAAGGATATATACCCGATGATCCATATGAATTCAAGGACACGTTAAAACGCATATGGTTCTCACAGTTTAAACGGATAGATGGAGACGCATCAAGTTCCGGCTTTGAAACGGTTTACTTAGCAGAACAATTTGATTCTGATATAATTGGTTTACATAATTGGATCTATTATGCCAAGCAAGAGGCTGAGAAAAAGATCGATTATCTCGGATATATTAAAGAACTAACATTTGGGGAT AAGGCAGCTATAGTCAAAGTACGTTCTAAATTAAATGGTTTTGTTCAACCAGTGACTACTCTTTTTGTTGGCACATCACCAGAGTTAGAGATGGCACTTTATACTGTTTGTTTCTTTGCGCGTCCAAATACTGCTTGTCCTTTATCTTTTGGTGGAACtgatttcataataattgcAAACAGAGTTAATTACTTTGGTAAAGATATACTGGTCTCTGCATTTccagaaatataa
- the LOC124430247 gene encoding AT-rich interactive domain-containing protein 1A-like, with translation MMWLRIFLLLFILGFIDIGYTSAKRLSSSLRFGNSRSSSSHRISKPTLSSSGGYSSRGHVSASPNHEQISSINSKPLNTGYMRGSAVPHQQSNKDINTPFLHGEGGGATKPKTDVNHQTSNIGFNANAKPPSPYTPSAPIIPIHDSKPLFSSAPSQAPSFGHSGTHVNQGSGIPTHQSPIGFKPDVYPNNNSPIGFKPSVYPNNNFGSQPSHPHNPPYPSASMPYPSQTIPHSNPGSPFIPPMSQQPFGGHSMNYPQGHGSFPVTHNYPLQSGVPHYPNMQTSHPMNNHYAPGGYAPGGYGSGPAFYPQQQGQYLAQPAAQPYIPGQTVLMVPGQQSSGRGFGDMIKEALVFSTINAGVNRLINPHQHYYEPKPSGTEGSTGGSTGTTTHITYNNQYFNNYPVNGTNGTMDPQNMGSPPNPMYNPTGSNPQQNSAIPIANSGIYYPPSNIPGISDGNNVRSPNQLGVTGVSTVTKNDTNLYVQGNDSNKQINNTTANTADIYQYIISDNDLYKISEDLFAQEEHNLTKYIIMNLQARSNPGNVTDVAERQLLYVQSDAYNILTIKVIRMLYENYERNSSKKENRTFEKRMEENIFLDVILNTNVMHTAMKWLSSRGFIDPDDFERKDILRHIWFTQFHGTSSGFERVFASEVYGDTDILGVQDWIYFNHEESSKNINYMGYVDKMDLGNKASLVKLNFNMNGITRPNVTIFVGTTPELEMALYTICFYARPNNLCPVSLGNTTFNIYTHAFRYFGKDLIDLALPII, from the exons ATGATGTGGCTAAGGATATTTCTTCTACTCTTTATTTTGGGATTTATAGACATAG GCTATACAAGTGCAAAAAGATTGTCGTCTTCATTACGCTTCGGCAATAGTCGTTCATCTTCAAGTCATCGAATATCTAAGCCTACATTATCCTCGAGTGGAGGATATTCTTCAAGGGGACACGTTTCAGCTTCGCCAAATCATGAACAAATTTCGTCGATAAATTCAAAACCATTAAATACTGGATATATGAGAG gAAGTGCAGTTCCACATCAACAatcaaataaagatataaatacacCATTTTTACATGGCGAAGGAGGGGGAGCAACAAAGCCAA AAACTGACGTAAATCATCAGACGTCTAACATAGGCTTTAACGCGAACGCAAAACCACCATCACCTTATACTCCGTCAGCTCCAATTATACCAATTCATGACTCAAAGCCTCTTTTTTCGTCTGCACCATCTCaag cACCATCTTTTGGACACTCTGGTACACATGTTAATCAAGGATCTGGTATTCCTACACACCAATCTCCAATTGGATTTAAACCGGACGTATATCCTAACAATAATTCTCCAATTGGTTTTAAACCAAGCGTATATCCCAACAACAATTTTGGATCGCAACCTTCACATCCGCATAATCCTCCATATCCATCAGCTTCAATGCCTTATCCAAGTCAAACAATTCCTCATTCTAATCCTGGAAGTCCATTTATACCTCCGATGTCACAACAACCGTTTGGTGGTCATTCAATGAATTATCCGCAAGGACATGGTTCATTTCCTGTAACACATAATTATCCATTACAATCCGGTGTTCCACATTATCCAAATATGCAAACTAGTCACCCAATGAATAATCATTATGCACCTGGTGGTTATGCACCTGGTGGTTATGGATCTGGACCTGCTTTCTATCCTCAACAACAAGGACAATATCTTGCTCAGCCTGCAGCACAACCTTACATACCAGGACAAACGGTATTAATGGTTCCAGGCCAGCAAAGTAGTGGTAGAGGTTTTGGTGATATGATTAAGGAAGCTTTGGTATTTTCAACTATCAATGCTGGCGTAAATAGATTGATAAATCCTCATCAACATTATTACGAACCTAAACCAAGTGGTACCGAAGGTTCGACTGGTGGCAGTACTGGTACAACAACGCACATAACTTACAACAATCAATACTTTAACAATTATCCTGTCAATGGTACAAATGGAACAATGGATCCACAAAATATGGGTTCTCCGCCAAATCCAATGTATAATCCTACTGGATCGAATCCACAGCAAAATTCAGCTATACCGATAGCTAATAGCGGAATTTATTATCCACCATCTAATATCCCTGGTATATCGGATGGGAACAATGTTAGATCACCGAATCAATTAGGTGTAACAGGTGTTTCAACGGTTACAAAAAATGATACAAATTTGTACGTTCAAGGAAATGATTCTAAtaagcaaataaataatacaaccGCTAATACGGctgatatttatcaatatattattagcGATAATGATCTGTATAAAATATCGGAAGATCTATTTGCCCAAGAGGAACACAATCtaactaaatatataataatgaatttgcAAGCTCGTTCGAACCCTGGTAACGTAACAGACGTCGCTGAAAGACA acTATTGTACGTACAATCAGATGCGtacaatattttaacgatcaaAGTTATTCGCATGTTGTACGAGAATTATGAACGTAACtcaagtaaaaaagaaaacagaactttcgaaaaacgtatggaggaaaatattttcttggaTGTTATTTTAAATACGAATGTTATGCACACAGCGATGAAATGGTTGTCATCACGTGGCTTCATTGATCCCGatgattttgaaagaaaagacattCTACGTCACATTTGGTTCACCCAATTTCATGGCACTTCTTCAGGATTTGAACGTGTCTTTGCGTCAGAGGTTTATGGTGATACCGATATTTTAGGTGTCCAAGATTGGATCTATTTTAATCACGAAGAATCatcgaaaaatatcaattatatggGATACGTTGATAAAATGGATCTTGGAAAC aAAGCTTCActagttaaattaaatttcaatatgaATGGTATCACCAGACCAAATGTCACGATATTCGTAGGTACAACACCGGAACTTGAAATGgccttatatacgatatgtttCTATGCTAGACCAAATAATCTATGCCCAGTATCACTTGGTAATACTACGTTCAATATTTATACTCATGCCTTCAGATACTTTGGAAAGGATCTCATAGATCTCGCTCTaccaataatttaa
- the LOC124430254 gene encoding glyoxalase domain-containing protein 4 isoform X2, whose translation MIGYGPEDNHFVVELTYNYGISHYESGNDFRGITIRSKEAIDRAKSSGWPVVEEENGKFVLQAPGGYKYYIINEPQPKDKDPVQKVTLSSSNLKSTIAYWKDILDMKVIEQEDNRVLMCYDKDQAKLEFVDIGTKVDHAKAYGRIAFSVPLAEQPIIQKKIKESGNKILTDLITLDTPGKVSVRVIILADPDDHEICFVDDEGFRKLSVPDYPSEKILDKYIAKSSVGNVLKI comes from the exons ATGATAGGATATGGACCGGAAGATAATCATTTTGTAGTTGAATTAACTTACAACTATGGAATTTCTCATTATGAAAGTGGAAATGATTTTCGTGGAATAACAATTCGTTCTAAAGAAGCAATCGATAGAGCAAAAAGCAGTGGATGGCCTGttgttgaagaagaaaatggaaaatttgTATTACAAGCACCAGGTGGTTacaagtattatattattaatgaaccACAACCTAAAGATAAAg ATCCCGTACAGAAGGTAACATTATCCAGTTCGAATCTTAAAAGTACTATAGCTTATTGGAAAGATATTTTAGATATGAAGGTAATCGAACAGGAGGATAATAGAGTTTTGATGTGTTATGACAAAGATCAAGCTAAACTTGAATTTGTAGATATAG gtACTAAGGTGGATCATGCAAAAGCATATGGTCGTATAGCATTTTCTGTACCGTTGGCTGAACAGCCAATAAtacagaaaaagataaaggaaagtgGAAACAAAATATTGACAGATTTGATAACTTTAGACACGCCAGGAAAAGTTTCAGTAAGAGTTATCATTCTTGCTGACCCA gATGATCACGAAATATGTTTCGTTGATGACGAAGGATTTCGTAAATTATCCGTTCCAGATTATCCAAGTGAAAAAATTCTGGATAAATACATTGCAAAATCGTCTGTTGGGaacgttttaaaaatataa
- the LOC124430254 gene encoding glyoxalase domain-containing protein 4 isoform X1, with protein MICARALHFVFKIAERKETMKFYREILGMKVLRHEEFADGCEAACNGPYANRWSKTMIGYGPEDNHFVVELTYNYGISHYESGNDFRGITIRSKEAIDRAKSSGWPVVEEENGKFVLQAPGGYKYYIINEPQPKDKDPVQKVTLSSSNLKSTIAYWKDILDMKVIEQEDNRVLMCYDKDQAKLEFVDIGTKVDHAKAYGRIAFSVPLAEQPIIQKKIKESGNKILTDLITLDTPGKVSVRVIILADPDDHEICFVDDEGFRKLSVPDYPSEKILDKYIAKSSVGNVLKI; from the exons atgatCTGCGCCCGTGCATTGcattttgtatttaaaataGCTGAACGCAAAGAgacaatgaaattttatcgagAAATTCTTGGAATGAAA GTATTGAGACATGAAGAATTCGCCGATGGATGTGAGGCTGCTTGTAATGg TCCTTACGCAAATCGATGGAGTAAAACGATGATAGGATATGGACCGGAAGATAATCATTTTGTAGTTGAATTAACTTACAACTATGGAATTTCTCATTATGAAAGTGGAAATGATTTTCGTGGAATAACAATTCGTTCTAAAGAAGCAATCGATAGAGCAAAAAGCAGTGGATGGCCTGttgttgaagaagaaaatggaaaatttgTATTACAAGCACCAGGTGGTTacaagtattatattattaatgaaccACAACCTAAAGATAAAg ATCCCGTACAGAAGGTAACATTATCCAGTTCGAATCTTAAAAGTACTATAGCTTATTGGAAAGATATTTTAGATATGAAGGTAATCGAACAGGAGGATAATAGAGTTTTGATGTGTTATGACAAAGATCAAGCTAAACTTGAATTTGTAGATATAG gtACTAAGGTGGATCATGCAAAAGCATATGGTCGTATAGCATTTTCTGTACCGTTGGCTGAACAGCCAATAAtacagaaaaagataaaggaaagtgGAAACAAAATATTGACAGATTTGATAACTTTAGACACGCCAGGAAAAGTTTCAGTAAGAGTTATCATTCTTGCTGACCCA gATGATCACGAAATATGTTTCGTTGATGACGAAGGATTTCGTAAATTATCCGTTCCAGATTATCCAAGTGAAAAAATTCTGGATAAATACATTGCAAAATCGTCTGTTGGGaacgttttaaaaatataa